In Bacteroidota bacterium, a single genomic region encodes these proteins:
- a CDS encoding PorT family protein, with protein MRNIFYKLFMTLALNFLIIGASYGQVAILLLIFGDKLASEDLHLSIDGALNASNISKMGNGSTLYGLNFGLGLHMNLNERWQFNPQFKPLSQKGIKNTNPLIDLPSELVLTHTDLKLSYIEFPVMMRYNVTPDFFIAVGPQLSLLSSASQKSIGKYTNDLEAELKLDAKEFFNKVSFSFPIELGYWIYFSNKKSSSEIKLNLFARYCHEFSRAFNDKQSFGNARISTFQFGVSFPTIKKIKN; from the coding sequence ATGAGAAATATATTTTATAAACTATTCATGACGCTTGCGCTAAATTTCTTAATCATTGGCGCAAGTTATGGTCAGGTTGCCATTTTACTGCTCATTTTTGGAGACAAACTCGCTTCGGAGGACCTTCATTTAAGTATTGATGGAGCGTTAAATGCAAGCAATATTTCGAAAATGGGAAATGGTAGCACGTTATATGGTTTAAATTTTGGGCTTGGATTGCATATGAATTTAAATGAACGCTGGCAGTTTAATCCACAATTCAAACCGCTCTCTCAAAAAGGGATTAAAAATACCAATCCCTTAATTGATTTGCCTTCAGAATTAGTTCTTACACACACCGATTTAAAACTCAGTTATATTGAATTTCCAGTCATGATGCGTTATAATGTTACACCCGACTTTTTTATTGCCGTCGGACCGCAGCTTAGTTTACTTTCGTCTGCAAGCCAAAAAAGTATAGGAAAATACACGAATGATTTGGAAGCGGAATTAAAACTTGACGCAAAGGAGTTTTTTAATAAGGTTAGTTTTAGTTTCCCTATTGAACTGGGTTATTGGATTTATTTTTCAAATAAAAAGTCTTCATCTGAGATAAAATTGAACTTGTTTGCCCGGTATTGCCACGAATTTAGCCGTGCATTTAACGATAAACAATCATTTGGAAATGCGAGGATATCAACATTCCAATTCGGAGTTAGTTTTCCGACGATAAAGAAAATTAAGAATTGA